A section of the Metabacillus endolithicus genome encodes:
- the hprK gene encoding HPr(Ser) kinase/phosphatase: MPKVRTKDLIDKFNFEVISGEEGINRPITTSDLSRPGIEMAGFFTYYPKERVQLLGKTELSFFHQLSAQEKKHRMDELCTDITPAIIVTREMETPQELIDASEREGVPVLRSSMKTTRLSSHLTNFLEGKLAPTTAVHGVLVDIYGVGVLIIGKSGVGKSETALELVKRGHRLVADDCVEIRQEDKDTLIGSAPELIEHLLEIRGLGIINVMTLFGAGAVRSFKRITLVINLELWDQNKQYDRLGLEEDKMRIIDTDITKLTVPVRPGRNLSVIIEVAAMNHRLKRMGVNAAEQFTNKLAGVIEDGDNEEE; the protein is encoded by the coding sequence GTGCCAAAAGTTCGCACAAAGGATCTTATTGACAAATTTAATTTTGAAGTGATTAGTGGAGAAGAAGGAATAAATCGTCCAATTACAACAAGTGATTTGTCACGTCCTGGTATTGAGATGGCTGGTTTTTTTACATATTATCCGAAAGAACGTGTTCAGTTACTCGGTAAGACGGAATTATCATTTTTTCACCAGCTTTCCGCACAAGAGAAAAAGCATCGTATGGACGAGCTTTGTACAGATATTACTCCTGCCATTATTGTGACTAGAGAAATGGAAACTCCTCAGGAGCTAATCGATGCCTCTGAACGTGAAGGAGTTCCTGTGTTACGTTCATCGATGAAAACAACCCGTTTATCAAGTCATTTGACGAACTTTCTTGAAGGAAAACTTGCCCCAACAACTGCTGTTCATGGAGTGTTAGTTGATATTTATGGTGTGGGTGTTTTGATTATAGGAAAAAGCGGTGTTGGTAAAAGTGAAACAGCTCTTGAGCTTGTAAAACGTGGTCATCGTCTTGTTGCAGATGATTGTGTAGAAATTCGTCAGGAAGATAAGGATACGCTTATTGGAAGTGCACCTGAGCTTATTGAACATTTATTAGAAATTAGAGGACTAGGAATCATCAACGTAATGACTCTATTCGGTGCTGGTGCAGTTCGAAGCTTTAAACGTATTACGCTTGTGATTAACTTAGAACTATGGGATCAAAATAAACAATACGACCGCCTTGGTCTTGAAGAAGATAAAATGAGAATTATTGATACAGATATTACAAAGCTAACAGTTCCTGTTCGTCCTGGACGTAACTTATCTGTTATTATCGAAGTAGCTGCGATGAATCACCGTTTAAAACGAATGGGTGTGAATGCAGCGGAACAATTTACAAATAAGCTTGCCGGTGTAATTGAAGATGGAGACAACGAGGAAGAATAA
- a CDS encoding diguanylate cyclase domain-containing protein: MNSNKRYIVSDHKEITSIDELEIIWNNTNDAIFLIAPDGSLLKANPAFEEILGYSTVELIGNPHPPILPTLQKQKGFLERMKKGEIIKYHEAQRVTKEGKVIDIVSSYCPVHNHNGELVCTVGMYKDVTKQIEAQRKLRESEEKYRFIADHTSDLIMILDDQKSITYVSPSSEPLLGYSSVECLDKNISAFISEHDILSFMNLVEQLEKTNTVLETELRYKHASGCLIWMELRGSYVVDENKKRTIIVSRDISERKKYEEELRNLAFHDSLTGLPNRYYFNELLKDEMRKSKVHSMEMAVMYLDIDSFKQVNDTFGHAGGDAILIEFSRRIQNSIRNKDIVCRLSGDEFVIIVSIPSDEEVVRKIASQIQVELKQPILFEHHQIRITASIGISIYNDVELTSEELIKRADNALYEVKENGKNDVTFWCDSFVNK; this comes from the coding sequence TTGAACTCAAACAAACGTTACATCGTATCAGATCATAAAGAAATTACCTCCATTGATGAGCTTGAAATCATTTGGAATAATACAAATGATGCCATCTTTTTAATTGCTCCGGATGGGTCTCTATTAAAAGCAAATCCTGCATTTGAAGAAATTCTTGGTTACAGCACTGTAGAATTAATTGGTAACCCTCATCCTCCAATTCTTCCAACACTTCAGAAGCAAAAAGGCTTTTTAGAAAGAATGAAAAAAGGTGAAATCATTAAATATCATGAAGCACAACGAGTGACAAAGGAAGGGAAAGTGATTGATATTGTATCCTCCTACTGTCCTGTGCATAATCATAATGGGGAGCTAGTATGCACGGTTGGAATGTATAAGGACGTAACCAAACAGATTGAGGCTCAAAGAAAGTTAAGGGAAAGTGAAGAAAAATATCGATTTATTGCCGATCATACGTCAGATTTAATTATGATTCTTGATGATCAAAAATCAATCACATATGTTTCACCTTCCTCAGAACCGTTGTTAGGGTACTCATCAGTAGAATGTTTGGACAAGAATATTTCAGCATTCATTTCTGAACATGACATTCTTTCATTTATGAACTTGGTTGAACAGCTAGAAAAAACAAATACAGTTCTAGAAACAGAGCTTCGTTATAAACATGCAAGTGGCTGTTTAATATGGATGGAATTAAGGGGTTCTTATGTAGTTGATGAAAATAAAAAGAGAACGATTATTGTGTCAAGAGATATTAGCGAACGTAAAAAGTATGAAGAAGAATTAAGAAATTTAGCTTTTCATGATTCCTTAACAGGCCTGCCAAATCGATATTATTTTAATGAATTATTAAAAGATGAAATGAGAAAGTCTAAGGTTCACTCAATGGAAATGGCGGTAATGTACCTTGATATTGATTCTTTTAAGCAAGTAAATGATACGTTCGGACATGCTGGCGGTGATGCCATTTTGATTGAATTTTCTAGGAGAATTCAAAATAGTATTCGAAATAAAGATATTGTTTGCCGCTTAAGTGGTGATGAATTTGTTATTATTGTTTCTATTCCAAGCGATGAGGAAGTTGTTCGAAAAATTGCTTCTCAAATTCAAGTTGAGCTAAAACAACCAATACTATTTGAACATCATCAAATCCGTATTACAGCATCTATAGGAATCTCAATCTATAATGATGTTGAATTAACATCAGAAGAATTAATTAAAAGAGCTGATAACGCCCTTTATGAAGTAAAAGAAAATGGTAAGAACGATGTTACGTTTTGGTGTGATTCGTTCGTTAATAAATGA